The Acidobacteriota bacterium genome has a window encoding:
- the gcvPB gene encoding aminomethyl-transferring glycine dehydrogenase subunit GcvPB codes for MSRFIEEPLLFEKDKPGRLGVCLCTKEVPTADAEALFGDLLRPDPPARLPELSEVDVVRHFTRLSLMNYAVDYGLYPLGSCTMKYNPKLNEDVSRFEGLTGLHPMQDDASVQGALEILHTLERALCAVAGMDACTLQPSAGAQGEFTGMQVIRAYHEDRGDAREVVLIPDSAHGTNPATSHMAGYRVEEIRSGPDGCVDLASLKARMAPDVAAIMLTVPNTLGIFEKNIADICSILHAQGGQVYVDGANLNALMGITRPGDWGADVMHINLHKTFSTPHGGGGPGAGPVVCKAHLEPFLPKPVLVRGKDGFRWDWDRPKSIGKVHAFFGNFLILVRALCYIETMGGEGLKRASQMAVLNANYLRARLGEHLPLGFDGPTLHEVVFCDKGLPGGITTMDLAKRLIDYGFHPPTVYFPLIVHGALMVEPTETEPVEEMDRFVEAVKAILDEARKDPEFVKKAPHEAFRKRLDEVSAARNPVLTYRPKEG; via the coding sequence ATGAGCCGCTTCATCGAGGAACCGCTCCTCTTCGAAAAGGACAAGCCCGGCCGCCTGGGAGTCTGCCTGTGCACCAAGGAAGTCCCCACGGCTGACGCCGAGGCTCTCTTCGGGGATCTCTTGCGCCCCGATCCCCCGGCCCGCCTTCCCGAACTGAGCGAAGTGGACGTGGTCCGGCACTTCACCCGGCTGTCCCTGATGAACTACGCGGTGGACTACGGCCTGTACCCGCTGGGCTCCTGCACCATGAAGTACAACCCGAAGCTCAACGAGGACGTCTCCCGGTTCGAGGGCCTGACGGGCCTCCACCCCATGCAGGACGACGCTTCGGTCCAGGGGGCGCTGGAAATCCTCCACACCCTCGAGCGGGCCCTGTGCGCCGTGGCGGGGATGGACGCCTGCACCCTCCAGCCCTCGGCCGGGGCCCAGGGCGAATTCACGGGGATGCAGGTCATCCGGGCCTATCACGAGGACCGCGGGGACGCCCGGGAAGTGGTTCTGATCCCCGATTCGGCCCACGGCACGAACCCCGCCACGTCCCACATGGCGGGCTACCGCGTGGAGGAGATCCGGAGCGGGCCCGACGGCTGCGTGGACCTCGCCTCCCTCAAGGCCCGCATGGCGCCGGACGTGGCGGCCATCATGCTCACCGTGCCCAACACCCTGGGCATCTTCGAGAAAAACATCGCGGATATCTGCTCGATCCTTCACGCCCAGGGCGGCCAGGTCTACGTGGACGGCGCCAACCTCAACGCGCTCATGGGGATTACCCGCCCAGGCGACTGGGGCGCCGACGTCATGCACATCAACCTCCACAAGACCTTTTCCACCCCCCACGGAGGCGGGGGTCCGGGCGCGGGCCCCGTGGTCTGCAAGGCCCACCTGGAGCCCTTCCTGCCCAAACCGGTGCTGGTCCGGGGGAAGGACGGCTTTCGCTGGGATTGGGACCGTCCCAAGAGCATCGGCAAGGTCCACGCCTTCTTCGGCAACTTCCTGATCCTCGTCCGGGCGCTTTGCTACATCGAAACCATGGGTGGGGAGGGCCTGAAGCGGGCCTCCCAGATGGCCGTTCTCAACGCCAACTACCTGCGGGCGAGGCTCGGGGAGCACCTCCCCCTGGGCTTCGACGGTCCCACGCTCCACGAGGTGGTCTTCTGCGACAAGGGCCTTCCCGGGGGCATCACCACCATGGATCTGGCCAAGCGCCTCATCGACTACGGCTTCCACCCGCCCACCGTGTACTTTCCCCTCATCGTCCACGGGGCCCTCATGGTGGAGCCCACGGAGACCGAGCCGGTGGAGGAGATGGACCGCTTCGTGGAGGCCGTGAAGGCGATCCTGGACGAGGCGAGAAAAGACCCGGAGTTCGTCAAGAAGGCCCCCCACGAGGCCTTCCGGAAGCGCCTCGACGAAGTGTCGGCGGCCCGGAACCCCGTGCTGACCTACCGGCCCAAGGAGGGCTGA
- the gcvPA gene encoding aminomethyl-transferring glycine dehydrogenase subunit GcvPA codes for MRYLPQSPEDLRVMLTAAGVSQVEDLFASIPEPLRLKAPLDMPTALPECDLRERFVTRSSRNHSLTCRPGFLGAGAYNHFVPAPVGHLLSRSEFYTAYTPYQPELAQGTLQAIFEFQTMMADLCGTDVCNASLYDGASAAAEAALLAARVHKGRKVLVAKSLHPAYREVIRTYLKHLDLDVAEVPYGPDGRIDLPSLAGAGLEGACCLLVGQPNFFGVVEDFGAVAAALPAGPNRPLLVGVVCEALALALIRPPGDAGADVVCGEARSFGLPLGYGGPNLGFLAARKAHVRQMPGRLVGETRDAEGRRGFVLTLTTREQHIRREKATSNICTNQGLCMLAAVIYLALMGRRNLRELALRNLSKAEHLKSLLAERGIRPLFSGPTFNEFAVGLKIPPSRANAEALKAHIVGGLDLTAHYPELSNGYLLCATEQTPKEASEKLAEILGGLS; via the coding sequence ATGCGTTACCTTCCGCAGAGTCCGGAGGACCTCCGGGTCATGCTCACCGCCGCCGGCGTGTCCCAGGTGGAGGACCTCTTCGCCTCCATCCCGGAGCCTCTGAGGCTCAAGGCGCCTCTGGACATGCCCACGGCCCTGCCCGAATGCGACCTGAGGGAGCGCTTCGTCACCCGCTCGTCCCGGAACCACTCCCTCACGTGCCGTCCGGGCTTCCTGGGCGCGGGCGCCTACAATCACTTCGTCCCCGCCCCGGTGGGCCACCTCCTTTCGAGGAGCGAATTCTACACGGCCTACACGCCCTACCAGCCCGAACTGGCGCAGGGCACTCTCCAGGCCATCTTCGAATTCCAGACCATGATGGCCGATCTGTGCGGGACCGACGTCTGCAACGCGTCCTTGTACGACGGGGCCTCCGCCGCGGCCGAGGCGGCCCTCCTGGCCGCGAGGGTCCACAAGGGGCGGAAGGTGCTCGTGGCGAAGTCCCTCCACCCCGCTTACCGAGAGGTGATCCGCACCTACCTCAAACACCTGGACCTCGACGTGGCCGAGGTGCCCTACGGGCCCGACGGCCGGATCGACCTCCCGTCCCTCGCCGGGGCGGGGTTGGAGGGGGCGTGCTGCCTCCTCGTGGGCCAGCCCAACTTCTTCGGCGTCGTGGAGGACTTCGGGGCCGTCGCCGCGGCCCTTCCGGCGGGTCCCAACCGCCCCCTCCTCGTGGGGGTGGTCTGCGAGGCCCTGGCCCTCGCCCTGATCCGGCCTCCCGGCGACGCGGGGGCCGACGTGGTGTGCGGCGAGGCCCGCTCCTTCGGGCTCCCGCTGGGATACGGAGGCCCGAACCTCGGCTTCCTCGCCGCCCGAAAGGCCCATGTGCGGCAGATGCCCGGGCGCCTGGTGGGAGAGACCCGGGACGCCGAGGGACGGCGGGGCTTCGTCCTCACCCTGACGACGCGGGAACAGCACATCCGCCGCGAGAAGGCCACCTCCAACATTTGCACGAACCAGGGACTCTGCATGCTCGCCGCGGTCATCTACCTCGCCCTCATGGGCCGGCGGAACCTCCGCGAACTCGCCCTGAGGAACCTGAGCAAGGCCGAGCACCTCAAGTCCCTACTCGCGGAGCGGGGCATCCGGCCCCTTTTCTCGGGCCCCACCTTCAACGAGTTCGCGGTGGGCTTGAAGATCCCCCCCTCCCGGGCCAACGCCGAGGCCCTCAAGGCCCACATCGTGGGCGGCCTCGACCTGACGGCCCACTATCCGGAGCTGTCCAACGGGTACCTCCTCTGCGCCACCGAGCAGACGCCGAAAGAGGCCTCCGAGAAGCTCGCCGAGATCCTGGGAGGTCTTTCATGA
- the gcvH gene encoding glycine cleavage system protein GcvH: MNVPGDLRYTKTHEWVRASGGEAVVGVTDFAQHELGDIVFVEAPEVGAAVTAGNPMGSVESVKAVSELNAPVSGTVSAANEALKDHPELLNQDPYGEGWIVKIALSDAAEIGGLMDAEAYGKYVAEASH, translated from the coding sequence ATGAACGTGCCCGGAGACCTGAGGTACACCAAGACCCACGAGTGGGTTCGCGCGAGCGGTGGGGAGGCCGTGGTGGGCGTGACGGACTTCGCTCAGCACGAACTCGGCGACATCGTCTTCGTGGAGGCGCCCGAGGTGGGAGCCGCCGTCACGGCGGGGAACCCCATGGGCAGCGTGGAGAGCGTGAAAGCCGTTTCGGAACTCAACGCCCCGGTATCCGGAACGGTTTCCGCCGCCAACGAGGCGCTGAAGGACCACCCCGAACTCCTGAATCAGGATCCCTACGGAGAGGGGTGGATCGTCAAGATCGCCCTCTCCGACGCCGCCGAAATCGGCGGGCTGATGGACGCCGAGGCCTACGGGAAGTACGTCGCCGAAGCCTCCCACTGA
- the gcvT gene encoding glycine cleavage system aminomethyltransferase GcvT: MDSVKRTPLNEEHRALGARMVDFGGWDMPVQYTSILEEHEAVRTRAGLFDVSHMGEIWIEGPQALDLVQHLCSNDASKLAVNQIQYSGLLTKEGTFVDDLLVHKVAQDRYLLVVNAANEPKDHAWILKEASGFDATVTNRSPQTAQIAIQGPLAVAILQRLVPDSDLSAVKYYWFTYGTVLGERCLLARTGYTGEDGFEVYLSPSKAPELWRALLKEGREEGLQPAGLGARDTLRLEAAMALYGNDIDATTTVLEADLGWILKLSKPSFNGREVLERQKAEGVRRKLVGFELVDRGIPRHGYDCYQGGEKVGHVTSGTQAPFLKKSIGMAYLPVEISAPGSAFEVDVRGRRLAARVVPKPFYKRSR, translated from the coding sequence ATGGACAGCGTGAAGCGCACCCCCCTGAACGAGGAGCACCGAGCCCTGGGCGCCCGAATGGTGGATTTCGGGGGCTGGGACATGCCCGTTCAGTACACGTCGATCCTCGAGGAGCACGAGGCCGTCCGGACCCGGGCGGGCCTCTTCGACGTGAGCCACATGGGCGAGATCTGGATCGAGGGGCCCCAGGCCCTCGACCTCGTCCAGCACTTGTGCAGCAACGACGCCTCCAAGCTGGCGGTGAACCAGATCCAGTACAGCGGTCTCCTGACGAAGGAGGGCACCTTCGTGGACGACCTGCTGGTCCACAAGGTCGCACAGGACCGCTACTTGCTGGTGGTCAACGCGGCCAACGAGCCCAAGGACCACGCCTGGATTCTGAAAGAAGCCTCGGGTTTCGACGCCACGGTCACCAACCGGAGCCCGCAGACGGCCCAGATCGCCATCCAGGGTCCTCTGGCCGTAGCCATCCTTCAGAGGCTCGTTCCCGACTCCGACCTTTCCGCCGTGAAGTATTACTGGTTCACCTACGGGACGGTGCTCGGCGAGCGCTGCCTCCTGGCGCGCACCGGCTATACCGGGGAGGACGGTTTCGAGGTCTACCTTTCCCCCTCCAAGGCCCCGGAACTCTGGCGGGCCCTCCTGAAGGAGGGCCGGGAGGAGGGACTCCAGCCGGCGGGCCTTGGTGCGAGGGACACCCTGCGCCTCGAGGCCGCCATGGCCTTGTACGGCAACGACATCGACGCCACGACGACGGTCCTCGAGGCGGATTTGGGCTGGATCCTGAAACTGAGCAAGCCCTCCTTCAACGGCCGGGAGGTCCTCGAGCGGCAGAAAGCCGAAGGGGTCCGGAGAAAGCTCGTGGGCTTCGAACTGGTGGACCGGGGAATCCCCCGCCACGGGTACGACTGCTACCAAGGCGGGGAAAAGGTGGGCCATGTGACGAGCGGGACCCAGGCGCCCTTCCTGAAGAAGTCCATCGGCATGGCGTACCTGCCCGTGGAGATCTCCGCCCCGGGTTCGGCCTTCGAGGTGGACGTGCGGGGCAGGCGCCTGGCCGCGCGGGTCGTCCCCAAGCCTTTTTACAAGAGAAGCCGCTAG
- the mqnC gene encoding cyclic dehypoxanthinyl futalosine synthase, giving the protein MAGNDAIRALEKAFAGERLSLDEGLVLLESAPLLDLGAAADGARERRHRDGVATYIVDRNINYTNVCVARCAFCAFYRKPGDPEGYVLSIEAILQKIRETEELGGTGILLQGGHHPTLPFSYYEEMLGAIRERFPAIHVHAFSPPELTYFAKRFGLPLEEVVARLKAAGLMSIPGGGAEILSDAVREDMARGKATVEEWLAVMREAHRQGLRTTATMMFGSIESPRDILTHLCHLRGLQDETGGFTAFIPWTFQPGPDTPLQEAPATGVDYLRVVALSRLFLDNFDNVQASWVTQGLKMGQVALRFGANDMGSIMIEENVVAAAGCRNRTNEEELRRLIRDAGFTPRKRRTLYEPAE; this is encoded by the coding sequence ATGGCGGGGAATGACGCGATCCGGGCGCTGGAGAAGGCCTTCGCGGGGGAGCGGCTGTCCCTGGACGAGGGCCTGGTCCTGCTGGAAAGTGCGCCCCTGCTCGACCTGGGGGCCGCGGCCGACGGGGCGAGGGAGCGGCGCCATCGGGACGGCGTGGCCACCTACATCGTGGATCGGAACATCAACTACACGAACGTGTGCGTGGCGCGGTGCGCCTTCTGCGCCTTCTACCGCAAACCCGGCGACCCGGAAGGCTACGTCCTGTCCATCGAGGCCATCCTTCAGAAGATCCGGGAAACGGAGGAGCTGGGCGGCACGGGGATCCTCCTGCAGGGAGGGCACCACCCCACCCTGCCCTTCTCCTATTACGAAGAAATGCTGGGCGCCATCCGGGAGCGCTTCCCGGCGATTCACGTCCACGCCTTCTCTCCCCCGGAACTCACCTATTTCGCCAAGCGCTTCGGCCTGCCGCTCGAAGAGGTGGTGGCGCGGCTCAAGGCGGCGGGGCTCATGAGCATTCCCGGCGGCGGGGCGGAGATCCTCTCGGACGCGGTGCGGGAGGACATGGCGCGGGGCAAGGCCACGGTGGAGGAATGGCTCGCGGTCATGCGGGAGGCGCACCGCCAGGGATTGCGCACGACGGCCACCATGATGTTCGGGTCCATCGAGTCGCCGCGGGACATCTTGACCCACCTGTGCCACCTTCGCGGCCTCCAGGACGAGACCGGCGGCTTCACGGCCTTCATCCCGTGGACCTTCCAGCCCGGACCGGACACCCCCCTCCAGGAAGCCCCCGCCACGGGGGTGGATTACTTGAGGGTGGTGGCCCTCTCCCGTCTCTTCCTCGACAACTTCGACAACGTCCAGGCCTCCTGGGTCACCCAGGGGCTGAAGATGGGGCAGGTGGCTCTCCGGTTCGGGGCCAATGACATGGGCTCCATCATGATCGAGGAGAACGTGGTGGCCGCGGCGGGGTGCCGAAACCGGACCAACGAGGAGGAGCTGCGGCGACTCATCCGCGACGCGGGATTCACTCCCCGGAAGCGAAGGACCCTGTACGAACCCGCCGAATAG
- a CDS encoding menaquinone biosynthesis protein, which produces MRVSAVGFLNSAPLTWGLSEGRAPEGWDVTFDVPSRCAERLLKGEADLGLVPSVVFLREPWLTLAAPLGVVAPDEAGSVLLVLGGDLASVRRVFLDPASRTSQALLRLLLQEALPEGVSFEEGIAPDRLGPGEAALVIGDRALRLPGALGRLPALDLASLWKARTGLPFVFAVWAGRREVCTDEVREVLASSCALGLACLDDIVARHALALDLSPSRIRHYLTRQLSFTLGREERAALARFSREVLGEEPPPSKWGEPYGGE; this is translated from the coding sequence ATGAGGGTTTCCGCGGTGGGCTTCCTCAATTCGGCCCCCCTCACGTGGGGCCTCTCGGAGGGCCGCGCTCCCGAGGGATGGGACGTCACCTTCGACGTGCCCTCGCGCTGCGCCGAGCGGCTCCTCAAGGGAGAGGCGGACCTGGGCCTCGTGCCCTCCGTGGTCTTTCTGCGGGAGCCCTGGCTGACCCTGGCCGCCCCCCTGGGCGTGGTGGCGCCCGACGAGGCCGGGTCGGTCCTTCTCGTCCTGGGCGGTGATCTCGCCTCCGTGCGGAGGGTCTTCCTCGATCCGGCGAGCCGGACCTCCCAGGCTCTCCTTCGCCTCCTCCTCCAGGAAGCCCTTCCGGAGGGGGTGTCGTTCGAGGAGGGAATCGCCCCGGATCGACTCGGTCCCGGCGAGGCCGCCCTGGTGATCGGGGACCGCGCCCTTCGTCTCCCCGGCGCCCTCGGGCGGCTCCCGGCCCTCGACCTGGCCTCCCTGTGGAAGGCCCGCACCGGATTGCCCTTCGTCTTCGCCGTATGGGCGGGGCGGAGGGAGGTCTGCACGGACGAGGTCCGGGAGGTCCTGGCGTCTTCGTGCGCCCTGGGCCTGGCCTGCCTCGACGACATCGTGGCCCGCCACGCCCTGGCCCTGGACCTTTCGCCGTCGCGCATCCGCCACTACCTGACCCGGCAACTGTCCTTCACCCTCGGCCGGGAAGAACGGGCGGCCCTGGCCCGTTTTTCCCGCGAGGTCCTGGGCGAGGAGCCCCCGCCCTCCAAGTGGGGAGAGCCGTATGGCGGGGAATGA